TAATGTTTTCTGATGTTTCTTCTTGGTTCGACAtgcatcttcctcttcatcttctttctctttactGACCTTCACAGAGAGATGATGAGGTATATGTGTTTCCTTGGTTCGGTTACTTGCACGACAGGCTTTCTCCGTTGAATCAAACTTCGTGATCTCTTTGaaagttttcttcttgaaatcTCTATTATTCATGTCGATGATAATATCATCTTCAGAAGAAATGACTTTCAAGTTGGAAGAGGCAGAGAGAGAATCATGGCTTTGATgaaatgttttgttaaaacCTGCAGATACAATAGAAGAGGAAGGAGGAGAAGGCTTGTAAACAGTCTTTCTTTTGCTCTGTATGTTGTGAAGAGAGTTTCTTGGTGAAATTTGAAGGATCCTAGATTCAAAGGATGTGCGTGAGCGTGACCTATTGAAGAAGTAAGAAGTTGAAGAGTAAGGAAGAGACTTTGACTCAGAGGAAGGTTTTCTCTTCTTGGTAGTGTTTATGGAgtaaagaggaagagaatgcTTTTTTCTAGGTTTTGTCATGTTCTTGAGCTTGTGGAACCATTCACTTGGGCTCATAACTGACAATCTTAACTTATAGTTCCTCATctctaatttcaaaaaataagtGATCTTCTcagataaaagagagaaaaaaaatatgtatagtTTGCAGAGTTTCTATGTgacaaataaaagagagaagaaagtgtAGAATTGGGATGTAAAAGGGACAAGACGGAACAAAATTGGGATCCACTTCATAGAATGTCTTTGTTTGTACCAAACTCATTCCGGCTTCTCTCCCTAACCGAATAACCAagttaaaccaaatcaaatcaaatttaaataaaatatcctATCTAAACCGGTGTAATCGAAATAATTGAGGTGTACGTAGATGAGATTGAGAATTAAAAGGTTTTATTAGACTTGAAAATTGAGCAACAAAGTGTCCTCAAAAATTGTCTGTCGGTAGTAGGTCGATTGGTGGGTATCAATTAGACTAAATAGAATATTTCTGGTAAATTGCTTCCAAAACATAATTCGGCGAACGTGACAAAGGGTTTCAACAAAAGAGGTTAAACAAGATTTCAGGTTCATGTCCAATCTCTTAATATAGCCATAGTCATAGTATATAACAATAATGGTGTAGAAGAAACTGTAGAGAATAATAAAAGACATATTTGCATAAAACTCGGCGTGTCGTCTCCTTTTCACCAATTAGCTTGTGGTCTCCCTACCTCACACGTGTGTGTTTGaccaaagctttttttttttgggtcaacgACTCATATTTGAAGCTAGGGTTCGACAAACGAGCGGGGTCAGTCACAACCCTAACGACTACTACTGATCCCAGTAAACACCGATATATTTACCCACTCCTCCTACTCATAATGTGACAATATCTAGGTCAGATTATAgcttaaaattaaatttgcaaaaaacattcaaattaaGGCTCAAGTTCATGGGACTCCACCATCACGACTTCGTGTCAAAGGAAAAGACGTGAAACCCACGTAACTCGAACCACCCTCCCAAACCTACACATTataccacaacaacaacaacaaagaataAATCAGCTTCGGAAGGATCGAGAATGAGACTGAAGTCAAGTTTGATTAGCTTGAAATCAAAGCTTTCAAAATCATGCAACAGAttcatctccttcttccaTGCTCGTTTTCGCAATGTCAATACCACacaatcttcatcatcttctttgttgtcTCGTCTCTGTTTTCTCAATACTAATAAGGAGCAGAGGATGAGCCAGATCAGACCCAGAAATTCCCCGTGTAacaacaatttcttttgtAACTATTGTCGATTTTATAGAGTACCTTTGATCTAAATTTTATTCTACAAATATGCCACTGCAGCTAGTCTGATCGATGATTCCAAGCTTCTGCATTCAAGAAAGATGTTTCCTTTGGCTATGACGCAAAGGAACAAGAAAGCGAGGACGAGTCAAAGACATATGTTAAAGGAAGATGGTGTGAAAGAGGCTTGCAGAAGATTCGAGAACTATATGATCCATATGTTCGTTGAAGATGGGAAAATAGATGACTTGATGGACATGGAAGAGCTTCTCTATTATTGGAAGAATCTTAATAGTCCAATCTTCATTGATCTTGTGACTAGATTCTATGGAGAGCTCTGCACTGACCTGTTTCCAAGCGACCATGACGATTAAAGATCATTGAAATGGgttttataatatatgcatGATAACACAGAGCATTGGATACAGAGTAGCTTTCtctgtgttctgttttttttttgtaagttgtACAACTTCAAGTGACAGGAACTTGATTTTACTACATTAAATCACGgaaataaaagataataagAAAAGATTATTAAAGGATGGTACATTTCACATTTCTATTTACCAAGATTTCCGGTAAACCCCAGAATTCAAAAGATGAGAAATCTCAAGGTTTGGTTGCTTCTTCCCTCACCAATGGTAGTAGGCATTATTTCTCCGGAAAATAATCAAGGGGGAGCCTCGTCGTCTTCATAGGTATTATGTGGACGTGGAATCTTAGAATCAGGGGAGTCAATGAAAAGCGAAACCATGTATGTGGGACCTGTTTCAGAAACAACTAAGACTTGAGAAAGAGACTGACTCCACTCTCCAGTGGTTTCAAGGAAATCTCGAGGGACCTCTGATAGTACGCCAACGGCAGTGATGGTGATAGGGCCAGTGTAGTTAAACTTCCTCAAATTACGTTTTATAGACGGACCTACCCGAAGAGCATCATAGCCATCCGGAACCGGACACCCCTTTATCTCCCAATAGACCGATATTGTGGCCACAGCTGCCTCCCTCCATCATTCAAGGCCTTAAaggtaagaaaagaaaaaaacaaattcagaatatatatatatatataagttgtaGGCTATCTATGCAATTAGTCGATGAATTTGCAAAGAAACATGAAGAGATAAGGAGCAGAGAAATTTACCTGAGAGATAAGCAGAGTCGGTTCGGTTTCGAAATCCCTGAttgaaagataaaattaaatatcaaccCCGCAAATATATAGGGTTGAGAATGGGCTTCGCTTTAATGGGCCTAGATTATTTTCAATCGGCCTTTCCCGTGCACCAATTCTAgtgtattttttaaagttttttttcttgtgtgtagTGATCGTTTATGTTAGTATTTTTTACATCATACAATGTCATTGAAAAAACTCTTTCAAAGTCTAATAGGATTGCATGTCTcggatatattatttttactttctgaaaactctttaaataattttcataattatgagaagaaaaaaaagatttttgcaagtttaaattttttaaaaagattcagatttttttttcgtatttGGACCTTGATTTTACAGGACCGAAACTGAGTAGCAGCCTAACTTCATGTAGCAAGAAAGCTAGTATTGTGATCTTCTTACTAATTATGCTATTTCTTAAATGTagttttgtaactttgtaaCGTACGTTGagaatgaaatattaattaaatgttataactataacttatataattaaaatgttagaaatatgttttctaatactaaaataaaagatatgagtagagaaatcaaacaatcaCTCACAAAACAGAGTTCTAGGGGTAGGATCGACCAAGTGTCTTGGAAGTTATAATTGGATCAGATGATCTGGAACAGGATAATACTCTCAGTGGCTTCCAAGAAGCAGAGCCCAGAAGCATCACACCTCGAGATTCtacaatattttatcaaattgcTTCTTACTcattcaaaactatataataaaataagaacacaaacaattcaaaacttttgaatcTGAATCTAAATCTTCTTAGTTCACCCaataaagtaagaaaacaaaaaaaagagactcaAGGCTCTTTCTTTTCATAGTTCTCTTATAGTATAGTTGAGCAAACCCGGAAAAGAAAAGTCACCTCCTCACAAAGTGTCCAATGCCTCAGCTGGATCGTTCTAGGGTTTCCACGACCAAACTGATCCTCTCTGTGGCCGTCGAGGGCGACTACTACGGTGGATCATCAGCCGCCGTTCCCTTCAAATGGGAATCTCAGCCCGGAACTCCAAGACGACTCTCCAAACGATCCTCCTCTTCCGGTTTCaattctgattctgatttcAATTTTCCGGTTTCAGCACCACTAACACCTCCTCCTTCTTACTTCTACGCTTCTCCATCCTCTACAAAACACGTAAGCCCTAAAAAAACCAACACTCTCTTTAGTTCCTTGCTTTCCAAGAATCGTAGTGTGCCATCTTCTccggcttcttcttcttcgtcgtcctCGTCTTCAGTTCCATCTTCTCCATTGAGGACATCTGATTTaagcaacagaagaagatcaatgtGGTTTGAATCTGGTTCGAGTTTAGACTACGGATCGAATAGTGCTAAATCTTCTGGATGTTACGCTTCCCTTGTCAAGGTGTTGCTCAGATCATGTTAAATGATTCTgccttttttcttatatttaacTCTCTcctattttcttattaattttcacttcttttttttctttttttgtaatcttggaaataatttctaaaaactATGTTTCATCGATTCATATCATCATCTCTATGAATCAATTGATTGGATCATATGGCTtctatttttgtctttaaaagACGTGCTTTTGTATAATTAGAAATTTCGACAAAAACATACTATAACGAGATCAGATCTAGTATACATGTTGATTGTTGAGTATTGTTCTAGTTGTGTGCAGTCATGTGAGACCACCAtagaattaacaattaacTTTCACTTACGGTGTTACGGTCAAatcatttcattaaaaaaaaagttctcaaTGATTGAATTAACtgttattctattttttaGGTTCGTTATGCGGGAACACCCGTCACGTGACACCACATGAGCACTTCAAAGCTGCGCTCTAAATTGTATAAGGGATACACTTCTCGTTTGcagattttcaaattaatcATATCAAGTTTATGGTTCTGATACAAAATTTTCACAGACTTTGgtcaaatttcaaattcaaaatcatttttccaCCCTCGGCCGTAACACAATACATAATAACTCAAGTGATTTCTCCAAAGATTTAAAAGACGAAATTGCCCTCTTCTGCAGCAGAAGATAATGCTCCATCTTCCATTTCACGGAGGGCAGTTGCAGTTGAATCATCTATTCCCAGCAGATATTGTAGCCTCAAAACTTTTTCCGGTGCGGGTTTGGGATCACTCTTTGAATAAATAGCATATAGATCAGATAATTCCTCTGAGACCTCCCATGACATTGGCTCAGCCGGCACAGCTTTGTCACATGCAAGCAAATCATTCAGCGACAAGAcctgtaaaaccaaaaaaaaaaagcatacatacatacacaatTTAGACCCAGAAGCTGAAATATCCATGTTTTCTGTCACGATAAGAGAGGGAAAAGATGATTTGCATACCACTCCTTTAGAGTTTCTCTGCCTGAGTAATGCCACGGCTTGGACCAGCGAATTCGATAATCTACTCTGAGCGAGATCATGGACAACTCTTTTGGCTTTTTCCACATCAATACTGAGATCGGATGGGATTGTCTGGTAGACTTCGGTTTCATCGAATTCACCAGTTCCTGATGAGAAGATGTCACTCACTGTCTTCTTGAATAATTTCTCTCTCAGACTCACAGCGATCATGCTGTCCAGGCTGACATTTGCCTCCTTGAGCTCCCGTATCTGCTTTATGTTCAGTCTTCCTTGGTTAACAGCGGTCTCTATCGCGTTTGCCATTTTTGTGGTGGTTATATTCTTGATAACCTTCTCGGCTTGTGGCTGAGGCAAACCAACTTGTTTTTGCAACTCGTCTAGCTGCTCTACTCTAGCCTTTGTCAATTGCCCATCAGCTAAAATCACTTCAGCTTGTTGCCTAAAAGCCTGCTCGGCTAAACCTACGTGAATGTTGACTATTTCTTTCGAACTCAATCCGAGAATCCCACCAAGCTGATTTAGAAGCAAGTACTCTGAATCGTCTCTCTTTGTTGTGATCTGGGCGCCAAAAGGGATTCTTGTTACCTCTCCAGTTACACAGTAGAGCAAGTATGTTTTGTAGAGATCTATTCTGTCCCTGTCGGGAAGGTCATCTTTGAGAGTTATCTCAGTCTGGCCAGGCTTTCCCATTTTCTCAGCGAGTTCCTTGTCGGGTCTTGTCTTTCTGAGCGATTCAAGGGATCCccattcttcatcttcatcatcttcttctttctcttgaaCAGGGTCCTCCTCAGGTGCCTTATCAGAAGATTCTCCCTTGATATCAGCCACCATTTCAGTCACAACCAACGTGTTGAAAGCAATCATCTTCTTGAGCTCCTTTGCTGAATCAGTACGGTTCTCGGCTGCTCTTGCTCGTCTGATATAGTTTGTGAAAACCCTACGGACCTGCATCAATGAAGGGATTTGATTTTCATGTCTTGCTATGAGAAGTCagaaaattttaacaaatccTAATACCAAGCATGGAGAAAGTAAATAGTGTGATACTCACAGCTTTGCTAGCAATAGACATGGCAGTCTCTCTGGATAACCGAAGACCATGTGCAGCCTTTCTAACTGATTTGCGAGTTTCAGCATCATAACCATCCACTCCAGAAGAAATGGCATCCCTGACAACCTGgaaagattaaacaaaaaggTAATTAGAGGTAAAACCTTTTGGTAACAAAATGCGAAGGCAGAGAGGGAAGCAGAGGGAAATTGCAGTGCCAAGACCCAAGACCATGAAAAAACCCTTGATAAAGGGAAAAGGGAGGTGATAACTGGATTACCTTTTCAAATATGGTTCCACAGATTTCTGCATGAGCTGTATCAACAGTTTGCTGGGGAATACACAACATAACTCTTAACCTTAATAAAGCAGCAACATTGTCATCGCTCAGCTCTCCATCAGTAACACACTGTTGAAGCTTCTGCCGATAGATTTCTGAGGAAGAGAAGGTGCTTGTCAGATGATTGGGAAAAAAAGACCAAATAGATACTCAAACTGTAAAATAACAGCATGTAACCCACTGAAACACCAGACTTGTTAGAAGTCTGTTAAGAACCAAATCTACAACACTAAAAGCTAGCTTAAAAGGATAAGGAACCCGCAAGTTTACAAGCCATCAACTAAATTGATACCCATGGACACATCTTACATTTGGGCGATTATGTGGCAATTCCAACTGTATACCTCATGcataacataaaaacataagATTTCATTGTGAACAGAAGGTTCGGCTTATACCTTCATGGATTGCGCCTGCCTTCTGTGCATCAAAGTGCAGCTCTTCGCAGAGCTTTTGAAGGTATTTTGCTTTACTGTCTTGTGCTTCAAGGTCACCACTAGAAACAGCGTTAGCAAGTCTTTTACGGTAAGACTTGGACGTAACATCAACACTAATAGCTTCAGCCTCTCGTTTTCCCAGACCGAGTATGTTTCTAAGTTGGCTCATTGCCACGAGCTACCATACAGTAGAAAGACAAttagaaatggaaaaaaacatGCGACTGGGATAGAGGACACAGCATCTGAAAACACTTACTCTCAAAAAAACTTGCAACTAAGCTTTAGTACATAATATCTTATACAAAACTGAGTATaccttattttcttctaagCGCCCACCAGATAAAGCATCTGTAACATATGCTCTATAAAGGAGCTTTAAATCATCCATTCTCCTCTCAAAATCAGACTCATCACCTAAGCCACATAGATCCAAGGTTGAGAGCCAATAATTTTTCTTCAGAAAAGAGAAGGTCAAAAGCATCTTCACCTATCAAAGAAATAGGGCCAACCCCGCGTGCAAATTGATCTGCCTCTGAATGACTTTTCAAGGAAACTAGCAGGTTGTTAAACTCCAGTACTTTTTCAAGCTCTTCCACGACAGATGCCAAACTCTTCCTGGAAAAAATCAGGTCGTTAAAATGACATGCATTGTAAACTACTATAAACTAGACATACTAGATGATCCAATTTGTTTCCACTATTAATTATCACAAGATACAAAAACGcctataaaattaaaatctcatgacttttttttaaatacttaTACTATAAGACAAttcacaaaagcaaaagagatcATATGACCAATCAGTTTTTGCAataaccaaaactcaaaactaaagCCAAAActtcaatctcttttttcAACCCGACCAAACTCAATGTTCAAGCAAAGGAATACATATACCCAGCTAAAGTCATAACTCATTggtataagaaataaaaaagttaaatgtGTAACCAAACTGTTCACATGGATAATGATTATTCTATACGATTTTTCTATGCATGATTCTGTAAGCAATATGTTAAAATGATTTACGCTGCTCGTGTGCGGGATTTGAGTATGCTGAGTGCCGATGAAATGTTCTCTACGACTACTTTTCTCGTATGCTCTCTAAACAGGTCTTCAGCAAGCTATGAGGGAGAAGAAACTGTCAGAAGAAGTACAACCAGAGATAGCAGGAAGTCAATGCCACAAAGAAATAGAGTACCTCATCAGAGAGCTTGAATGATAGTTGTGATTTTCTAAGGTCCACAAGGTTTTCTACGTTAATATCTGCAAGAACATGTTTAGAAACATAACCATGTAAGTTTCCATGCATTAAGCTGACGAAAAAGCTAAGtcatatctttttttggttgtcaAAAAGCCATATCTATTATCAATGTTAAATGAGAAGGGACCATTACAGTCGCATGCGAAGTAACAATTAAGGTTGGTATTCAGACAACTTGCTGATAAACGAATATTACAAAACCCAATGGACAAAGAAGTGCCACAATAATCAATATAACCAAGTCAAGCAAACTCAAACCCGTTCTACAAATGTAACATTACTTCCCATctcaaaatgtaaaacatGAACAACATTACCTCTACCAACTAATTTTAACCGTTCGGCATACAGCTGCTTTGCATTTTCACGAATAGCAATCTCAACCTAGAAATGAGGTCAAGACATTAGCACAGAACTTCAGATTACCAAGAAGGAGTGAGTTGCCAAAATGAAACTTCCATAAAACAACTATTGCGCAAAATCAGAAGtatgaaaaaaattggaaatgcCTACCTGAGCATCTGTGACCTTCAATACTCGCTTCCAAGGTAGAAGGAAGGATGAAGCATCTCCAAACACAAGAGCTGAAACATATACAAGCCTCATAAATGCCTGCACTGGAAGCATACAACTTGTGATCACGCTTGTGCTCTCTTTCGAACAATCCTACAATAAACTTAACAAATACTAGGGACTGGCGACTCACCCGACGCTGTTCTGCATCACCTTCACGCTCCCCAGTCTCAAGCCTTTGCCTAAAAATCCTGCGACCaatctaaacaaaaccaaggAATTGGTGATTCAGCAATCAAGATCCTTCTGCATCAACTACAAAAAGGCTAACGGCTAATTCAAATGAAGATTAAGAATCTAGAAAGCACCTCCATGTGCATGGCAGCTGCATCAGGTTCGTCTATCCCTAAAGCATTTTTGAACTTGACTATCTTCGCCACTTCATCCCCTTTAAGAGACTGTCCTTCAGTTGGAAGCACGGAAGTTACATACCTAAATCAAGATTAAGATGCAAAGATTACTAATGAATTCCCCACACTAAGAGAAAAGATGAACACAGTATCCTTTGTTGACTCACCGGCAATAAATATCACAAATCTCAGCCTGGAATGCTTCGTCTCCTTTGTTGACACCGTACCTGCAACATATAAGAAGGATCGTTTAAGcaaacttttgtttataaatcCCAGACACAAATTGACAATTAAATGAAGCACTCACCTATCAGCGATCTTTTCTACATCATCTTTCGTCACAGAGGCAGGATCTTCGAATTCGGCAACATAATTATGCAAACTGATAGCAGCTACCTCCGGTACAGCAGAGTTCAACGCATATACGACAGCTCCACCGGCGGCTCCAGCAACAGCAGCCCCACCAAAGGCAATATTCCTGGAGCCGGCTAAACGGAGCCCAAGGCCGTAACCAGTAGCTAAAGACGCCGCTAATACAACAGCTGAAGTCGCTAGCCTCACCGGCGGTGTCATTTTCTCAACAATCGGTTGCAATCCAGTGAGCTCCTTCTTATTCCCATGGATACCGGGATTCTTCGCCTGCGTAGATACTGATAGTTGGTCGGAGGAAGCAGCTGAGCTACGAGGGAACGAAACTCGATAACGACGGCGAGATAGACACTCAGACTTGGAGAAACGGTGAGGTAAAGTAGGTAGGAagtgagaaagaagaggagacCGAGGAGAAGGTGAAATTGGAGCGTTAATGGCGGTGACGAGTGAGGGATTCATGGTTCCCTCTACTGAGAAAGATCCGAGCAGTcgttgaaaaaaagaagaatcgtAGGGTTTAACGAAAAACAGTAGACAACggaagaagatagagatgCGAACGAAGAAAAGGGGAAAGAGATAGGGCctaacaaaacatcaaaatcccCTTTCGAACGTCCAGAcgttttttaataatattataaaactaCGTGTTGTTTTACTCTTCGGTAACGGTAAGatgtttacataaaaaaacaaattagacgCCTTGTGTAAATTGGAAACGCCAcgatttcttctctcttcttggCTCTTAGGGCTCGCTAAATTTTCTCAGGGCTGTGACCATCGAC
This sequence is a window from Arabidopsis thaliana chromosome 1 sequence. Protein-coding genes within it:
- a CDS encoding transcription repressor OFP17-like protein (BEST Arabidopsis thaliana protein match is: ovate family protein 17 (TAIR:AT2G30395.1); Has 35333 Blast hits to 34131 proteins in 2444 species: Archae - 798; Bacteria - 22429; Metazoa - 974; Fungi - 991; Plants - 531; Viruses - 0; Other Eukaryotes - 9610 (source: NCBI BLink).); amino-acid sequence: MRLKSSLISLKSKLSKSCNRFISFFHARFRNVNTTQSSSSSLLSRLCFLNTNKEQRMSQIRPRNSPSSLIDDSKLLHSRKMFPLAMTQRNKKARTSQRHMLKEDGVKEACRRFENYMIHMFVEDGKIDDLMDMEELLYYWKNLNSPIFIDLVTRFYGELCTDLFPSDHDD
- a CDS encoding TPRXL (unknown protein; Has 4478 Blast hits to 355 proteins in 82 species: Archae - 0; Bacteria - 29; Metazoa - 379; Fungi - 125; Plants - 120; Viruses - 25; Other Eukaryotes - 3800 (source: NCBI BLink).) — protein: MPQLDRSRVSTTKLILSVAVEGDYYGGSSAAVPFKWESQPGTPRRLSKRSSSSGFNSDSDFNFPVSAPLTPPPSYFYASPSSTKHVSPKKTNTLFSSLLSKNRSVPSSPASSSSSSSSSVPSSPLRTSDLSNRRRSMWFESGSSLDYGSNSAKSSGCYASLVKVLLRSC
- a CDS encoding endonuclease/glycosyl hydrolase (FUNCTIONS IN: molecular_function unknown; INVOLVED IN: biological_process unknown; LOCATED IN: endomembrane system; BEST Arabidopsis thaliana protein match is: Putative endonuclease or glycosyl hydrolase (TAIR:AT4G20480.1); Has 152 Blast hits to 136 proteins in 9 species: Archae - 0; Bacteria - 0; Metazoa - 0; Fungi - 0; Plants - 152; Viruses - 0; Other Eukaryotes - 0 (source: NCBI BLink).); this translates as MKLGCYSVSVLDFETEPTLLISQVNFSAPYLFMEAAVATISVYWEIKGCPVPDGYDALRVGPSIKRNLRKFNYTGPITITAVGVLSEVPRDFLETTGEWSQSLSQVLVVSETGPTYMVSLFIDSPDSKIPRPHNTYEDDEAPP
- the OFP4 gene encoding ovate family protein 4 (ovate family protein 4 (OFP4); CONTAINS InterPro DOMAIN/s: Protein of unknown function DUF623 (InterPro:IPR006458); BEST Arabidopsis thaliana protein match is: ovate family protein 2 (TAIR:AT2G30400.1); Has 524 Blast hits to 514 proteins in 51 species: Archae - 0; Bacteria - 6; Metazoa - 52; Fungi - 2; Plants - 429; Viruses - 0; Other Eukaryotes - 35 (source: NCBI BLink).), with the protein product MRNYKLRLSVMSPSEWFHKLKNMTKPRKKHSLPLYSINTTKKRKPSSESKSLPYSSTSYFFNRSRSRTSFESRILQISPRNSLHNIQSKRKTVYKPSPPSSSIVSAGFNKTFHQSHDSLSASSNLKVISSEDDIIIDMNNRDFKKKTFKEITKFDSTEKACRASNRTKETHIPHHLSVKVSKEKEDEEEDACRTKKKHQKTLVSSGRRSSAKSPRIKLRARSPRIQVSPRRSKSRSQNKQILDSFAVIKSSIDPSKDFRESMVEMIAENNIRTSNDMEDLLVCYLTLNPKEYHDLIIKVFVQVWLEVINSTFASK
- the TIC110 gene encoding translocon at the inner envelope membrane of chloroplasts 110 (translocon at the inner envelope membrane of chloroplasts 110 (TIC110); INVOLVED IN: protein import into chloroplast stroma, chloroplast organization; LOCATED IN: chloroplast, membrane, chloroplast envelope, Tic complex; EXPRESSED IN: 23 plant structures; EXPRESSED DURING: 14 growth stages; Has 131 Blast hits to 118 proteins in 52 species: Archae - 4; Bacteria - 6; Metazoa - 16; Fungi - 9; Plants - 66; Viruses - 0; Other Eukaryotes - 30 (source: NCBI BLink).); protein product: MNPSLVTAINAPISPSPRSPLLSHFLPTLPHRFSKSECLSRRRYRVSFPRSSAASSDQLSVSTQAKNPGIHGNKKELTGLQPIVEKMTPPVRLATSAVVLAASLATGYGLGLRLAGSRNIAFGGAAVAGAAGGAVVYALNSAVPEVAAISLHNYVAEFEDPASVTKDDVEKIADRYGVNKGDEAFQAEICDIYCRYVTSVLPTEGQSLKGDEVAKIVKFKNALGIDEPDAAAMHMEIGRRIFRQRLETGEREGDAEQRRAFMRLVYVSALVFGDASSFLLPWKRVLKVTDAQVEIAIRENAKQLYAERLKLVGRDINVENLVDLRKSQLSFKLSDELAEDLFREHTRKVVVENISSALSILKSRTRAAKSLASVVEELEKVLEFNNLLVSLKSHSEADQFARGVGPISLIGDESDFERRMDDLKLLYRAYVTDALSGGRLEENKLVAMSQLRNILGLGKREAEAISVDVTSKSYRKRLANAVSSGDLEAQDSKAKYLQKLCEELHFDAQKAGAIHEEIYRQKLQQCVTDGELSDDNVAALLRLRVMLCIPQQTVDTAHAEICGTIFEKVVRDAISSGVDGYDAETRKSVRKAAHGLRLSRETAMSIASKAVRRVFTNYIRRARAAENRTDSAKELKKMIAFNTLVVTEMVADIKGESSDKAPEEDPVQEKEEDDEDEEWGSLESLRKTRPDKELAEKMGKPGQTEITLKDDLPDRDRIDLYKTYLLYCVTGEVTRIPFGAQITTKRDDSEYLLLNQLGGILGLSSKEIVNIHVGLAEQAFRQQAEVILADGQLTKARVEQLDELQKQVGLPQPQAEKVIKNITTTKMANAIETAVNQGRLNIKQIRELKEANVSLDSMIAVSLREKLFKKTVSDIFSSGTGEFDETEVYQTIPSDLSIDVEKAKRVVHDLAQSRLSNSLVQAVALLRQRNSKGVVLSLNDLLACDKAVPAEPMSWEVSEELSDLYAIYSKSDPKPAPEKVLRLQYLLGIDDSTATALREMEDGALSSAAEEGNFVF